A stretch of Mus caroli chromosome 5, CAROLI_EIJ_v1.1, whole genome shotgun sequence DNA encodes these proteins:
- the Mrpl33 gene encoding 39S ribosomal protein L33, mitochondrial: MLLSAVSFAKSKSKTILVKLVSQAGTGFSFNHKRSRLREKLTLLHYDPIVNKKVLFVEQKKIRSL; this comes from the exons ATGCTGCTTTCCGCTGTCTCTT TTGCCAAGAGCAAGTCAAA AACTATCCTTGTGAAACTGGTGAGCCAAGCTGGGACAGGTTTCTCCTTCAACCACAAGAGAAGCCGACTCCGAGAGAAGCTGACCCTTCTGCACTATGATCCAATAG TGAACAAAAAAGTTCTCTTTgtggaacagaaaaaaatacgTTCCCTCTGA